TTTATAAGAATGATAAAGTGGAAAAACTTTACAAAAAAATGATATTCCGGTATTCCGAAATATCTCTATCTCCACATGAGAATAAACAACCTCTGTTAAAATCTTTAGGGGCCAAATATACTTAGTTAGCCTTCATTATAATAATTTAAGATTATAAAATTATTTTGTCTTGCCCAATCAGATTTTATCCCAATTAAATATTAAAACAAATACCAGCATTTATAATAATGAATTATTCACTATAATATAATTTGCTGATTTTCAGAATAAATATTAAATTGTAAATGGCTGACTTGAAATAACCGATAGGTTAATGATTTTGATTTATTGTTTAGGTTTATTCTTGTTGGTCACTTTTTACAATCATTCCTGTTGTTGTTCCTGCATCTCTTTTATAATGCCCAATTGTTTAATGGTGAGATAATTTAAAAACATATTACTATGCTATCAGAAGACTATCTAAAGTTTACTCGTTATCAAAATCAACCTGCTTCAGAGCATGAAGGGTTCTCTGTTTTTTTTGATGAGGAATCCGGTAAGCATTATTTCGCAATGCTTGATGATGATAAAACAACCGTATTATTTATTAGTGAAGGTTATCCTAATGAAGAAATCCGTGATAACGGGATTAAATCGGTAATGACTAATCGTGATTTGGATGAGCGATATTTGGTTAAATCGTTAGAAGATGGTCGTTACTTCTTGAGTATGAGGGCTGCGAACAATCAAGAGATTGCCCGCAGTAATTATTTCTACTCAAAGGCAGAAGCTCAAGCATTACTCCCCTCTGAACGTAAAATGGCAAAGGCTGCATTGACTGCAATTGAGTCATCCAGTAGAGAAGATAATTATTTACATTGTGCTGATTACGAACATAAGCCTAAATCAAATTATGCTGATTTTGTAAGCTTTCAGCATGAAGCAAACGGACAATACTATTTTGCATTAATAAACACAGATAACAAAGTTTTACTAAGAAGTGAAGGGTATGCCACACCACAGGGAAGGGATAATGGGATAGAGTCAGTTATTAAGAATAAGGATACTCCAGAACGCTATTCTGTTCGTCATTTTACAAGTGGAGCACGTATGGTAATGTTGTTTGCTGCAAATAGAAAGGAAATTGGCCGTAGTTGTCCAATTGATGATGATAATACATTGTTTGCATTGTTTCCATTGCTTGCACCTTTGGGTATGGGCTTAAAAATAGGTACGAAAGAAGATGACTATCTAGGCTGTCATGAATATACCGGATATAATGCAGATGAGAATGAAATAGCCCGTTTTGAAAAAAACAATCAATATTATTTTGCTTGGTATGACGGAAATGGGAAGGTTTTGCTTCGGTCAGAAGGATTTGAAACAGAGCAGGCTTTGAAGGAAGAACTTAATTTGGTGTTAAAGTACAGGAATAATGAAAGTAGGTATGATGCTATAGAAAAAGCAGGTTATAGAATTAGGGTGTTGAAAGATGAAACCGGAAGGGAAATTGGCCGCACTTGTCCTGAGAAAATAGTAGTGGTGCCACCTCCACCTCCTCCTGTAGCAGCTCCTGTTCCTGTTCCTGTGCCAGAACCTTCTGCTGGCTTTAACTGGTGGTGGATTTTGTTGCCATTGTTACTCTTAGCGGCATTCTTTTGGTGGAGAAGTTGCAATAAAAAAGCAGAGGAAGTGGCCCCTCCTGCGCCAGCTGTGGTTCCTGCTGATACAATGAAGGTTGATACGATGCAGCAAATGACTCCGAAAGCTTCAACCTCTGAAGTTAGGCTGGGATCCATTTTGTTTGACTTTGATAGCGCAGAATTAATGTCTGATGCGGTTGCACAACTCGATAAGTTGGTTAGTGTGCTTGAAAATAATCCAAATTATACAGCTGAATTGAGAGCCTACACTGATGCAAAAGGTAGTGTTAAGTATAATGTTGCTTTAAGCAAGCGAAGGGCAAAAGCTGCCAAGGATTATCTTTTGAAAAAAGGAATTGCTGTAAACAGGATAACGGCAGATAATTTTGGAAAAAGCAATCCGATTGCGAAAAATCACTTGCCAGATGGTTCAGATAGTGAGCAAGGTCGCCATTACAATAGGAGAGTGGAAATCAGAGTTCTTGAGAGTGGTAAAGATGTAAATATTGTTGATTCAATTAATGTACCATCTGACTTGAAAGAATAAATTGTTTTTTAACAAAAAGCGCCATAGTACAATGTGAAATTAGTGCCATGGCGTTTTGTTTTTACGAATTATTTTTCTGCAGGCAATGGAACAAAGTCAGTTTCTTCAGGTACCGGTTGGAATTCTTGGTTAAGCCATTTCTGTTTGGCGAGTTCTATAGTTTCTTTACTTGATGAAACAAAGTTCCAGTAAATAAAACGCTCTTCTTCAAAAGGAATGCCTCCAAAAATGTAAATAGTTGTATCAGCATTGATGGTGAATTCACACAGAGAGGCTTCCTTTGCCACTAAAATTTGTTTAGGCTCATATGTAAAACCATCATTTTCAATGCTTCCTTCCAAAATATACATGCCTGCTTCTCCAAATAATTCTTGGCCAATTTTTAAATTTTGGCGCACAGGGCTATGTATTTCTAATAAAAATTGTTTGCTGTAGGTAGCCACCGGAGATTTATATCCGAATGCTTCGCCTGCTATCAATTTAAAGGAAACTTCTCCGATTTTCCATGCAGGCAGATGTTCCGATTCAATATGCTGAAAGGCAGGTTCCATGCTTTCCTTGTCTTTAGGTAGTGCAACCCATATTTGTAACCCATGTATATTTTTCTCAGAGTTACGAAGATATTGAGGCGTGCGCTCTGAATGAACAATCCCCTTTCCTGCAGTCATCCAGTTAACTGCCCCTGGTTTAATTTCTTGTTCAGTTCCTAGACTATCTCGATGCATTATGGCTCCTTCAAATAAGTATGTAAGAGTTGACAGGCCAATATGTGGATGGGGTGGAACGTCCAAGTTTTGATAATCTTTTAAAGCGGCAGGGCCCATATGGTCAATAAAAATGTAAGGCCCCACCATTCTTTTCCCTCTAAAAGGCAACAATCTACCCACTAAGAAATTGCCAATGTCGGCAGGTCGCTCTTCTATGATTAATCCAACGTTTGACATTATATTTTATTTATGATAACAAGTGTTAAGTTACAACTAAATTGATCTTAGTATAAAATTAAAAATCCCTTCAAGAATACTTAAAGGGATTTTTCTCAACTATTAATTTATTATCTCTGTCCGTTCAATTTGGTGAGCTCGCCTCTTATTGAGGTAGTAAGCATCTTCTTTTGTTCATCGAGTGGGATGTTCTGCGCCATAACAAACATTAGTTTAGTGATAGCAGCCTCATATGTCATATCATAACCGCTTAAAATTCCCATTGCAGATAATTCATCGCTGGTTTCATAATGCCCCAAAGTAACGGTGCCACCCATGCATTGGGAAATATCCAAAATGATGACACCTCTGTTGATTGCGTCTCGTAAAACAGTTAAAAAAGCAGGATTGGTACTTGCATTGCCTGATCCGAAGGCCTCCATTATGACAGCCCGGAGTCCAGGGGTGCTTAAAACTCCACTTACAAATCGTGGATCCATGCCTGGGAATAGTTTCAGCGAACCCACAGACGTGTCAAAGTATTTGTAAACTTTTAAAGGTTTTTCAGTGTGAGGGAGAATATATTTCTCGTTGTATTTCAAGCGTATGCCAGCCTCTGCCAGGGGATGGTAATTGGTTGAGGTAAAGGCCTGGAATTTTTCAGAGTCAAATTTTGTTGAACGATTGCCCCGATAAAGCATATAATCAAAGTAGATACATACTTCAGGTACCATTGCCTTGCCGTCTTCACGTTTGGCTGCAGCAATTTCGAGGGCGGTTAACAAGTTTTCTTTTGCATCCGTCCTAATTTCACCAATCGGTAATTGGGATCCGGTAAAAACTACAGGTTTGGCCAAATTCTCCAATGCATAACTTAGCGCAGAAGCTGAATAGGCCATTGTATCTGATCCATGAAGTACCACAAAGCCATCATACCTACTATAATTATCTTCAATGATTATGGCAAGCTCTACCCAAATCTCAGGTGTCATGTTCGAAGAGTCGAGAGTTGGGTTAAACGAATGCACTGCGAAATTATAGTTCAGCCGTTTCAGCTCAGGTACATTTCCGGTAATATGCGAAAAATTGAAAGGTTTAAGGGCCCCGGTTTTGGGGTCATTTACCATTCCAATTGTACCACCGGTATATATTATCAGAATATTGGTCATTTAGGTTATTCTTGGTTTATTGATGAATTTGCAAATAAAACCATTCCAAATTAAACTCCAAAAATAGATTTAGAATTTTCAGTGGTTATTTTTGCCAATTTTTCAATTTCCATTTGGTGCAAGTCGGCCACTTTTTGTGCAACATGAACCAGGTAGCTGCTTTCATTGGGTTTTCCTCTAAACGGCACCGGCGTTAAGTATGGAGAATCAGTTTCTAGAACGATGTGTTTTGGGTCGACTTGTTGAACCACTTTGTCGAGTCCGGCGTTTTTATAAGTAACCACTCCGCCAATACCTAAATAGAAATTCAAGTCAATAACATGCTTTGCTTGCTCAATTGTGCCTGTAAAACAATGGAAGATTCCCCGGAGTTTTTCGTCTTTTTCTTGTTCCAGTATTTCCAAAATTTCATCGAACGCATCCCGGCAATGAATAACGATCGGTAGGTTTAAATCTTTAGCCCAATGAATTTGTGTTTTGAAAGCTTGCTTTTGCTGTTCAATATGGGTTTTATCCCAATAAAGGTCGATTCCGATTTCGCCTATTGCATATATTCTATTAGAGTCAATTGCAGTTCGGATATGGTGGAGTTCCAACTCAAAATCATCTTTAACTGAGCATGGATGTAATCCAAGCATAGGAAAACAATTAGATGGGAATTGAGTAGCTAATTGAAATACTTGAGGAATGGTAGCACTGTCAACATTGGGTAAAAACAAACGAGATACACCATTGTCAAATGCACGTTGAATAGCTTGGGCTCTTTCTGATGCGTCTTCAGGTGAATAGTATTGATGAGTATGGGTGTCGGTAAGGATCATTGTTGGATAAATTGACTAAATGAGCTTTAAGTACGTTCATTTAAACAAAAAACTGCGGATGAATGTTCACCCGCAGTTTTTTGCAATATGGAATATGTTTTGCAAAAAAAATTATTTTGCTGCTGTTGGAGCTTTTGCAGGTTTTACATCAATAACTTGTAAATCAAACACTAATGGACTGTTTGGAGGAATTGGACCATTGCCCATTTCGCCATAAGCCAATTTGGCAGGAATTACAAATGTTGCGGATTCACCTTTTTTCAATAATTGTAAAGCTTCAACCCAACCGTCAATTACCATTCCTTTTTGAACTGGTAATTCAAATGGCTGACCGCGATCAACTGATGAATCAAATTTAGTTCCGTCTAATAATTTGCCCGTATAATGAACTTTAACAGTATCGCCTACTTTGATAGGTGTTCCTGTAGGAGCAGGGGTGCTGATATGGTAACGCAAACCCGATGCAGTTTTTGTGTAGGCTAATTTGCTAGTCGCTTGGAATTTGTCCATTGCTTTATTCGCATCAGATTCCATTGAAACTTTAGTTTTAACATCTTCAATCTTAACTGTAAACGTTAAATAGCTGCCAGACTTAATAAATGGAGGCATTTGCTGCATTCCAAGCTTTGGAGAGAAAATAGAATCAGCTAATATTTTGAAGGAAGCACTATCTCCTTTGGTAAGTAATTTAAAGGCATGCATCATATCTCCTTTAAACATTGATGGCTGAATGATTAATTCAAGCGGACCACGACCCTTATAGGTATTTAATAATACTGAATCACTATCGGTTTTATAAATTAAGTTTACTTTTACAAAGTCTCCTTCTTTAATTTTTTCGCCTTTATTTTCGGTATATATTTTGTACAATAAGCCCGAATCATCTTTCTTGTAACCGTCTTTGTTACAAGCAAACAGCACACCGGCTAGGGCTACTGCTACTACTGCAAATTTTACTTTCATTTCAATAATTGACTTTATTTTTTTTATGCTATTTGGTTAAACGTTCAACAATTCTTTATATTCTGGCAATATGGAAATAAACTTTTCTACAGTTGCCTCTAGTGACAGGTTCGATTGACCACCTGCTGCATTATGATGTCCCCCTCCTTCAAAGTACTTTTTTGCCACTTCGTTTGCCGGAAACTCACCCTTTGAGCGTAAAGATAATTTCACTATTTCGGCCCTGTCAATAATAATGACTGCGAATTTAATGTTATTGATTGAAAGTGCGTAATTTACGATTCCCTCCGTATCTCCGGAAGTAACTTCATATTTGGCTAAATCTTGTTGAGTTAGTGCGATGAGAGCTGTTCTGAATTCAGGGAAAACCTGTAATTTGTCTTTTAAACAATAACCTAAAAAGCGAGTTCTATTTTCAGAATAAGTATCATAAACCAACTCATGGATACGTGAGTTGTCTGCTCCCGCTTCTATTAAATCAGCAACAACCTTATGAACATGTGAAGTTACTGAGTTAAAACGGAAAGAACCAGAGTCTGTCATTATTCCACAATATAAGCAAGAAGCAATTTGCTTGTTTAGTAAATGCTTGTCGCCCATTTGTACCATAAAATCATATACCAGTTCAGCGGTTGCACAAGCAGCTGCATTCCATAAACGGAAATTGTCAAACCCTTCCGGCTCTAAGTGGTGGTCGATCATTACTTTTTGCGCCAAGGAGGCACCTATAACATCCCCCATGCCATTTATCCTGCGTAGGCCGTTAAAATCTAGGCAGAAAATAAAATCTGCATCAGCTATTAATTTTTCAGCTTCGGCTTGCTTTTCAGTATAAACCAACACCTCCCCATTGCCCGGTAGCCAATGTAAAAAGAATGGATAATCAGTGGGCGTAATTACATGCACATTGTGACCTTTAAGCAGCAAATAATGATACAAGCCTAAAGATGATCCCATTGCATCGCCATCAGGTTTAGGGTGAGTGGTAATAACAATGTTTTTAGGGGTTTGTAAAAGCGGCTTTAAATCCGTAATCGCTTGCATATAATTTATTAAAAGGGTCGAATATAGGGATTTAATGTTAATTTCGAGTCACGAATTAGCAAGTGTACCTAATCTGCTTAGTTTATGACCCGAAATCAATGATCTATAATAGGCAAGCTATTTTTTAGGCTTTATATCTATTAATTCTACATCAAAAGCTAAAATACTATTAGCCGGTATATCTGCTCCCATGGCTCTTTCACCATAAGCTAAACCTGAAGGTATTACCAAAATTGCTTTTTCTCCTTTTTTTAGTAATTGTAAACCTTCATCCCAACCCGCAATTACCATTTTTTGTCCTACCACAAACTCAATAGGCTGGTTTCGATCATACGAAGAGTCGAATTTCTTGCCATTTAATAATTTGCCTGTATAATGTACACTGATCGTGTCTCCAGCTTTGGCTTTCTCTCCTTCGCCTATATTAAGAATAGAGTATCGAAGTCCGGATATTGTGTTTTTTAATAGAAGTTTGTTTGTCAGCGCGTAGTCAGCAATGGCTTTGTCTTCTGTTGCTTTACGTTTTGCGGCCGCAGCCTTAGCTTCAGCAGCTAATTGCTGTGGTGTTTTTACATCAATAACTTTAATTGTATAACATAAGAATCGGTTAGCCCCTAAGAATGAAGGACGTTGTGCGTCTGTCGGAGCTCCTTTAAATAAATGGGCGCTGCTTATTTTAAAAGTTGCACTGTCTCCTTTAGCAAGCAAAGTAAGAGCGTCCATCACTTGGGCCTTGTCCATTAATGTGTCAAGTTTAACAGTTGTTTCTATAGGCTGTTTCAGTTTGTAAGTGCTCTGCAAAACCGAGTCTTTGTCGGTTTTATAGACCAAATGAAACTTTACGTAATCACCTTGTTTAATTTTTACCTTTTGCGGAGAGGTGGATGTTTTTAGTATTTTATAGTATAAGCCACGTTTGGTTTGCAAAAAACCAGTAGTGAACGCAATAGAACTAAGGCTAGCGGCAACCAAAACGGCTGCGATTTTTTTTACAGACATCATCAAATGGAGATAAGAGTTATATCAAATACAATCAACTTTAAAATGGAGGGCTAAAATAAAATTTAAAAGTCTATCTTTGCGGCAAATTTTTAAAATAGCTTTAATCAAGCTTATCTCGTTGTATGACAGCTTTTAAGATTGATTAAGCCTAGTAGAACCAGTCAAGTTAAGTACAATAAAATTTATCAATAAAAGATGGCTACAAACAGAACCTTCACAATGATTAAGCCTGATGCAGTGGCAAATGGCCATTCAGGCGCTATTTTAGATCGCATGATTAAAGCAGGCTATAAAGTTGTTGCGTTAAAATACACTAAATTATCAGCGGAAACTGCAGGACAGTTTTATGCCATTCACAGTGAGCGACCTTTTTACAATGATTTAGTAAGCTTCATGTCTTCAGGTCCGATTTACGCGGCTATTTTAGAGAAGGATAACGCAGTAGAGGATTTTCGTAAATTTATCGGTGCTACTGATCCAGCAAAAGCTGATGCAGGTACTATCCGTGCTGACTTTGCAAAATCTATTGATGCAAATGCAATTCATGGTTCTGATTCAGATGAAAACGCTGCTATTGAAGGCAACTTCTTCTTCTCAAGCTTTGAGCGTTTCTAATAAGCTTATTGGCTAGTTATAATAAGAGCGCCGGTTAAATTAATCGGCGCTCTTTCTTTTTCAATGATTGTCTATTACTTTATAAATTCAATAACCTTTTCTATTGGACGCCCAATTACTGCTTTGTTACCATCAATAATTACCGGGCGCTCCATTAATTGCGGGAAATCAATCATCGCTTTAATTATTTCATCATCAGAAAGACTTTTTCCTGCAAACTGCTCTTTCCATAATTCTTCTTTCGTGCGAACCAGCTCAATTGGTTTAATGCCAATTAGTTCGATAATTCCTTTTAGCTGATCAAAGTCAAGTTTATTATCAATGTATTTGATAATTTCTATCTGCAGTCCTTTTTCTTCCAAGGTTTTCAGAACATTCCTGCTGGTGCTGCAACGAGGGTTATGTAATATTTTCATTTTATAATGTTAATGAGGAATTATCTATAAGAAAACAACATCATCAATCAGCTTGCTTCCAGTTCTGTCGTTTACAACTTCAACAATTTTATCTTTTGCACGGGTAAGTTCATGGCGAAGCGCGGCTGAGTCGAGCCGAACAAATAGCTTACGGTTCCGAATAAATAGTTCAGAAGTTCTGTTAGCCACCATTGGGCCCATAATATCGGACCAGGATTGCACAATGTTCACTTCATTGTATTTATCCTTCAGTTTATAGGTGTTAAGCAATAGCTCTATTGCTTCTTTAAGACTTTGTTCGTTTGATTTTTTAAACATAATTGATTGGTTTCATCGATCAGTTGCTGTTTGCTTATGCATTAAATACTTCGATGTTTTTTAAATGACCGCCTTCTACGGCGCCTTTATCTACTTTAAACACTTTTATCTCTCTCGCAATCTCATTAAAGACTTTTTCAACTCGCTCACGATTAGTGTCGGTAATGAAAATTTGTCCAAAATTGTCATGTACTACCATTTCCATCAGCTTTTTGATACGCAAATCATCAAGCTTGTCAAAAATATCATCAAGCAATAAAAGTGGCTTAAAGCTCTTAATTTGAGTAAGATAACTGTATTGGGCAAGTTTTAGTGCTATTAAAAAAGATTTTTGCTGTCCTTGTGAACCGAATTTCTTCAGGGGATAGCCATGAATTGAAAATTCTAGTTCATCTTTATGGATGCCAAATCCTGTTCTCTGTAAAAGACGATCTTTTTGAAAGTTACGGGCTAGTCCGACTTGGTAACTCTCATTATTTAGCTGTGAATTGTATTGTAAGGTTACCTGTTCCGCTTCTCCACTAAGGTAGCGATAATGTTCGTCAAAAATAGGAGTGAATATCTCTAAAAAAGTTTTACGTTTTTGATAAATCTCCGTTCCGGTGACAATGAGCTGCTGATCATAAATGGACAACAAATCAGTATCATATTGACCAGTTTCAGCAAACCGACGTAACAAACTGTTGCGATTGGTTAGATTTTTATTGTACAGAATGAGGGTGTCTAAATATTTGTTATCGGTTTGCGAAATAACATTGTCAATAAACTTTCTTCGTTCTTCACTGCCTTCAATTACCAAACTAATGTCGTAGGGCGATATCATCACCAATGGAAACTGTCCAATATGGTCAGCCAGACGTGTATAATCTTTTTTGTTACGTTTAAACTGTTTCTTTTGATTGCGCTTCAGTCCGCAATAAATAGTTTCTTGCAGTTCTTGTTTTTCAAATACACCCTGCAGCATAAAATAGTCTTGCTCGTAACGTATTTGTTGGCTATCAACCGGATTAAAGTAACTTTTGCACAGC
Above is a window of Solitalea lacus DNA encoding:
- a CDS encoding nucleoside-diphosphate kinase, with product MATNRTFTMIKPDAVANGHSGAILDRMIKAGYKVVALKYTKLSAETAGQFYAIHSERPFYNDLVSFMSSGPIYAAILEKDNAVEDFRKFIGATDPAKADAGTIRADFAKSIDANAIHGSDSDENAAIEGNFFFSSFERF
- a CDS encoding DUF721 domain-containing protein, with the protein product MFKKSNEQSLKEAIELLLNTYKLKDKYNEVNIVQSWSDIMGPMVANRTSELFIRNRKLFVRLDSAALRHELTRAKDKIVEVVNDRTGSKLIDDVVFL
- a CDS encoding TatD family hydrolase, producing MILTDTHTHQYYSPEDASERAQAIQRAFDNGVSRLFLPNVDSATIPQVFQLATQFPSNCFPMLGLHPCSVKDDFELELHHIRTAIDSNRIYAIGEIGIDLYWDKTHIEQQKQAFKTQIHWAKDLNLPIVIHCRDAFDEILEILEQEKDEKLRGIFHCFTGTIEQAKHVIDLNFYLGIGGVVTYKNAGLDKVVQQVDPKHIVLETDSPYLTPVPFRGKPNESSYLVHVAQKVADLHQMEIEKLAKITTENSKSIFGV
- a CDS encoding FKBP-type peptidyl-prolyl cis-trans isomerase, with product MKVKFAVVAVALAGVLFACNKDGYKKDDSGLLYKIYTENKGEKIKEGDFVKVNLIYKTDSDSVLLNTYKGRGPLELIIQPSMFKGDMMHAFKLLTKGDSASFKILADSIFSPKLGMQQMPPFIKSGSYLTFTVKIEDVKTKVSMESDANKAMDKFQATSKLAYTKTASGLRYHISTPAPTGTPIKVGDTVKVHYTGKLLDGTKFDSSVDRGQPFELPVQKGMVIDGWVEALQLLKKGESATFVIPAKLAYGEMGNGPIPPNSPLVFDLQVIDVKPAKAPTAAK
- a CDS encoding asparaginase; translation: MTNILIIYTGGTIGMVNDPKTGALKPFNFSHITGNVPELKRLNYNFAVHSFNPTLDSSNMTPEIWVELAIIIEDNYSRYDGFVVLHGSDTMAYSASALSYALENLAKPVVFTGSQLPIGEIRTDAKENLLTALEIAAAKREDGKAMVPEVCIYFDYMLYRGNRSTKFDSEKFQAFTSTNYHPLAEAGIRLKYNEKYILPHTEKPLKVYKYFDTSVGSLKLFPGMDPRFVSGVLSTPGLRAVIMEAFGSGNASTNPAFLTVLRDAINRGVIILDISQCMGGTVTLGHYETSDELSAMGILSGYDMTYEAAITKLMFVMAQNIPLDEQKKMLTTSIRGELTKLNGQR
- the recF gene encoding DNA replication/repair protein RecF (All proteins in this family for which functions are known are DNA-binding proteins that assist the filamentation of RecA onto DNA for the initiation of recombination or recombinational repair.), translated to MYLQKLTLLNFKNYPEAELEFHPEVNCFVGHNGAGKTNLLDAIHYLSLCKSYFNPVDSQQIRYEQDYFMLQGVFEKQELQETIYCGLKRNQKKQFKRNKKDYTRLADHIGQFPLVMISPYDISLVIEGSEERRKFIDNVISQTDNKYLDTLILYNKNLTNRNSLLRRFAETGQYDTDLLSIYDQQLIVTGTEIYQKRKTFLEIFTPIFDEHYRYLSGEAEQVTLQYNSQLNNESYQVGLARNFQKDRLLQRTGFGIHKDELEFSIHGYPLKKFGSQGQQKSFLIALKLAQYSYLTQIKSFKPLLLLDDIFDKLDDLRIKKLMEMVVHDNFGQIFITDTNRERVEKVFNEIAREIKVFKVDKGAVEGGHLKNIEVFNA
- a CDS encoding pirin family protein, with the protein product MSNVGLIIEERPADIGNFLVGRLLPFRGKRMVGPYIFIDHMGPAALKDYQNLDVPPHPHIGLSTLTYLFEGAIMHRDSLGTEQEIKPGAVNWMTAGKGIVHSERTPQYLRNSEKNIHGLQIWVALPKDKESMEPAFQHIESEHLPAWKIGEVSFKLIAGEAFGYKSPVATYSKQFLLEIHSPVRQNLKIGQELFGEAGMYILEGSIENDGFTYEPKQILVAKEASLCEFTINADTTIYIFGGIPFEEERFIYWNFVSSSKETIELAKQKWLNQEFQPVPEETDFVPLPAEK
- a CDS encoding DHH family phosphoesterase, yielding MQAITDLKPLLQTPKNIVITTHPKPDGDAMGSSLGLYHYLLLKGHNVHVITPTDYPFFLHWLPGNGEVLVYTEKQAEAEKLIADADFIFCLDFNGLRRINGMGDVIGASLAQKVMIDHHLEPEGFDNFRLWNAAACATAELVYDFMVQMGDKHLLNKQIASCLYCGIMTDSGSFRFNSVTSHVHKVVADLIEAGADNSRIHELVYDTYSENRTRFLGYCLKDKLQVFPEFRTALIALTQQDLAKYEVTSGDTEGIVNYALSINNIKFAVIIIDRAEIVKLSLRSKGEFPANEVAKKYFEGGGHHNAAGGQSNLSLEATVEKFISILPEYKELLNV
- a CDS encoding DUF1508 domain-containing protein; the encoded protein is MLSEDYLKFTRYQNQPASEHEGFSVFFDEESGKHYFAMLDDDKTTVLFISEGYPNEEIRDNGIKSVMTNRDLDERYLVKSLEDGRYFLSMRAANNQEIARSNYFYSKAEAQALLPSERKMAKAALTAIESSSREDNYLHCADYEHKPKSNYADFVSFQHEANGQYYFALINTDNKVLLRSEGYATPQGRDNGIESVIKNKDTPERYSVRHFTSGARMVMLFAANRKEIGRSCPIDDDNTLFALFPLLAPLGMGLKIGTKEDDYLGCHEYTGYNADENEIARFEKNNQYYFAWYDGNGKVLLRSEGFETEQALKEELNLVLKYRNNESRYDAIEKAGYRIRVLKDETGREIGRTCPEKIVVVPPPPPPVAAPVPVPVPEPSAGFNWWWILLPLLLLAAFFWWRSCNKKAEEVAPPAPAVVPADTMKVDTMQQMTPKASTSEVRLGSILFDFDSAELMSDAVAQLDKLVSVLENNPNYTAELRAYTDAKGSVKYNVALSKRRAKAAKDYLLKKGIAVNRITADNFGKSNPIAKNHLPDGSDSEQGRHYNRRVEIRVLESGKDVNIVDSINVPSDLKE
- a CDS encoding FKBP-type peptidyl-prolyl cis-trans isomerase; protein product: MMSVKKIAAVLVAASLSSIAFTTGFLQTKRGLYYKILKTSTSPQKVKIKQGDYVKFHLVYKTDKDSVLQSTYKLKQPIETTVKLDTLMDKAQVMDALTLLAKGDSATFKISSAHLFKGAPTDAQRPSFLGANRFLCYTIKVIDVKTPQQLAAEAKAAAAKRKATEDKAIADYALTNKLLLKNTISGLRYSILNIGEGEKAKAGDTISVHYTGKLLNGKKFDSSYDRNQPIEFVVGQKMVIAGWDEGLQLLKKGEKAILVIPSGLAYGERAMGADIPANSILAFDVELIDIKPKK
- the arsC gene encoding arsenate reductase (glutaredoxin) (This arsenate reductase requires both glutathione and glutaredoxin to convert arsenate to arsenite, after which the efflux transporter formed by ArsA and ArsB can extrude the arsenite from the cell, providing resistance.); amino-acid sequence: MKILHNPRCSTSRNVLKTLEEKGLQIEIIKYIDNKLDFDQLKGIIELIGIKPIELVRTKEELWKEQFAGKSLSDDEIIKAMIDFPQLMERPVIIDGNKAVIGRPIEKVIEFIK